The genomic stretch TATTAATGCTATTACAGAGGGTGAAGATGCTTTGGGAGAGGTTATTGTCAGATTATCTTCTGATGATAAAACAGTTATAGGAAGAGCAGTTAGTACAGATATTATAGAGGCCAGTTTGATGGCTTATATTAACGGCTTGAATAAATTATAATAAATATATAATAGGGCTTATACAATGAATAAAAATTGTAAAAGCCCTTTTTTAATTTAAGGATAAAATTATGACTATTACTCAAAAAATTTTAGCTGCACATGCAGGTGTTGATAAAGTTGAAGCAGGCGAGCTTATTATGGTTAAAACTGATTTGGTTTTAGGCAATGATATAACAAGCCCTGTTGCAATTAATGAATTTGAAAAATATGGTTTTGATAAAGTTTTTGATAAAGAAAAAATAGCTTTGGTTATGGATCACTTTGCTCCAAACAAAGATATAAAAGCTGCAGAGCAATGCAAACAATGCAGAGATTTTGCAAATAAGTATGATATTTCAAACTACTACGATGTAGGCGATATGGGAGTAGAACATGCTCTTTTACCAGAAAAAGGCTTAGTTTCACCCGGTGAGGTTATAATAGGTGCTGATTCTCACACTTGTACTTACGGGGCTTTTGGGGCTTTTTCTACAGGTGTTGGAAGCACTGATATGGCTGCTGCTATGGCTACAGGTCAGGTTTGGTTTAAGGTGCCTTCTGCTATTAAATTTAATCTTAAAGGTAAATTAAAACCAAATGTATCTGGTAAAGATGTTATACTTCATATTATAGGTATGATAGGTGTTGACGGGGCTTTATATAAATCTATGGAGTTTAGGGGAGAAGGTGTTTCTTCCCTTACTATGGACGATAGAGCTTGTATTGCTAATATGGCTATTGAGGCAGGTGCTAAAAACGGAATATTTGAAGTAGATAATCAAACTATAGAATATTTAAAAGATATAGTAAAAAGAGATTATACTATTTATAAAGCTGATGATGATGCGGTATATGAAAAAGAATATGATATTGATTTATCTTCAATAGAACCTACAGTTGCTTGTCCGCATTTACCAGAAAATACAAAAGATGCTAAAGAATTAAAAGATATAAAAGTTGATCAAGTTGTTATTGGTTCTTGTACTAATGGAAGATTATCAGACATGGCAACTGCTGCCAACATCTTAAAAGGAAAGAAAATAGCTAAAAATGTTAGATGCATAATTATACCAGCTACTCAGAAAGTGTATAAAGAATGTATCAAACTAGGTTATATGGATATATTTATTGATGCGGGCTGTGCGGTATCTACTCCTACATGCGGACCTTGTTTGGGAGGATATATGGGAATACTTGCCCATGATGAGGTTGCTGTTACTACAACTAATAGAAACTTTGTAGGAAGAATGGGAGATAAAACTTCTAAAGTATATTTAGCTAGTCCTGCCACTGCTGCATACAGTGCTTTGACTGGATATATAACAGAGCCTAAATAATGATTATAACAAATGATTATAATAAAATAGGAGAGATTAAATAAATGAAAGCTAGAGGTTTCGTTCATAAATATGGGAATAATGTTGATACTGATGTTATTATTCCAGCAAGATATTTAAATACTGCAAATCATAAAGAGTTAGCAGCTCATTGTATGGAAGATATTGATAAAGATTTTGTAAGCAAGGTAAAGAAAGGCGATATAATGGTAGGAGGAGAGAATTTCGGATGCGGTTCTTCAAGAGAGCATGCTCCTATTGCCATTAAAGAATCTGGTATATCATGCGTTATAGCTTCTTCTTTTGCCAGAATATTTTACAGAAACTCTATTAATATAGGTCTTGCAATACTTGAATGCGAAGAGGCAAGCAAAAAAATAGACAATGGCGATGAAGTTGAAGTTGATTTTGACAGCGGCGTTATAACAAATATTACTAAAAATGAAAGCTATAAAGCAGAGCCTTTCCCAGAGTTTATTAAAAATATAATTAATTCTAATGGGCTTTTGAACTCTATAAAGAATAAGGGGTAATTATTTATGGAAAAAAATATTGTTGTTATTAAAGGAGACGGAGTAGGTCCTGAAATAGTTGACAAGGCTATTGATGTATTAAATAAAATAGCTGAAAAATATTCTCATAAGTTTAATTTAGAATATGTTGATATGGGGGGCTGTTCTATTGATAAATACGGAGTTCCTCTTACTGATGAAAATTTGGAAAAATGTATTAAGTCTGATTCTGTGCTTTTAGGTTCTGTAGGAGGTCCTAAATGGGATAAAGCAGCTCCGGAAAACAGACCAGAAAGAGGCTTATTAAAACTACGTAAAGAAATGAAGCTTTATGCCAATATAAGACCTATAAAAATATTAAAATCTTTAGAATATGCTTCTCCTCTTAAAGAAAGTATATGTAAAGATGTGGTTGATTTTGTTATTGTAAGAGAGCTTACTGGAGGAGTATATTTTGGTGAGCATAAATTTGAAGTAGTTAATGGTGTAAGACAGGCGACTGATCTTATGGTTTATAAGGAAGATGAGATATTAAGAATAGGAAAAGTAGCTTTTGATTTGGCTAGAAATCTTAAAAAACCTTTAACTTCTGTAGATAAAGCTAATGTTCTTCATACTTCTAAATTATGGCGTGAAATTATGAATACTCTCTCTAAAGAATACAGTGATGTTCCGTATAATGATATGTATGTTGATAATGCGGCTATGC from Brachyspira murdochii DSM 12563 encodes the following:
- the leuB gene encoding 3-isopropylmalate dehydrogenase, translating into MEKNIVVIKGDGVGPEIVDKAIDVLNKIAEKYSHKFNLEYVDMGGCSIDKYGVPLTDENLEKCIKSDSVLLGSVGGPKWDKAAPENRPERGLLKLRKEMKLYANIRPIKILKSLEYASPLKESICKDVVDFVIVRELTGGVYFGEHKFEVVNGVRQATDLMVYKEDEILRIGKVAFDLARNLKKPLTSVDKANVLHTSKLWREIMNTLSKEYSDVPYNDMYVDNAAMQITANPSRFGVIVTENMFGDILSDEASVISGSIGMAPSASLSDGAIGMYEPIHGSAPDIAGKDLANPIGTILSLAMMFRYSFGMFNEAEDIEDAVYKAIDEGYRTADIMPKHNMMTYLYKQVRCSEMGDIIVSNI
- the leuC gene encoding 3-isopropylmalate dehydratase large subunit, with the protein product MTITQKILAAHAGVDKVEAGELIMVKTDLVLGNDITSPVAINEFEKYGFDKVFDKEKIALVMDHFAPNKDIKAAEQCKQCRDFANKYDISNYYDVGDMGVEHALLPEKGLVSPGEVIIGADSHTCTYGAFGAFSTGVGSTDMAAAMATGQVWFKVPSAIKFNLKGKLKPNVSGKDVILHIIGMIGVDGALYKSMEFRGEGVSSLTMDDRACIANMAIEAGAKNGIFEVDNQTIEYLKDIVKRDYTIYKADDDAVYEKEYDIDLSSIEPTVACPHLPENTKDAKELKDIKVDQVVIGSCTNGRLSDMATAANILKGKKIAKNVRCIIIPATQKVYKECIKLGYMDIFIDAGCAVSTPTCGPCLGGYMGILAHDEVAVTTTNRNFVGRMGDKTSKVYLASPATAAYSALTGYITEPK
- the leuD gene encoding 3-isopropylmalate dehydratase small subunit; this encodes MKARGFVHKYGNNVDTDVIIPARYLNTANHKELAAHCMEDIDKDFVSKVKKGDIMVGGENFGCGSSREHAPIAIKESGISCVIASSFARIFYRNSINIGLAILECEEASKKIDNGDEVEVDFDSGVITNITKNESYKAEPFPEFIKNIINSNGLLNSIKNKG